A region of the Nocardia asteroides genome:
GGCAGCTGCGCCCTCGGCTCGAGGGGCTGACTGACGAGGAGTACTTCTGGGAGCCGGTGCCTGGTATGTGGACCGTGCGCCCCGTCGACGGTCGGTTCGTCAGCGACTTCGCGGTCCCTCCGCCCGAGCCTGCGCCAGTTACCACCATCGCTTGGCGGCTGGGTCACGTGGTGTTCTTGCTGGAGGCAGGCCTGCATCGATTCGGCCACCCACCCATCGACTTCCAATCGTTCCGTTATGCCGGGACAGCGGAGGAGGCGCTGAGTCAACTCGATGACGCGTACCAGGCGTGGATCGACGGCGTCAGCGGTCTGGGCGTCGACGGGCTGGCTGAACCCGCGGGGCCTCCGAACAGCATGCTGGCCGACTGGTCGACCGCGGGAATCGTTCTGCACACACAGCGAGAGCTGCTACACCACGGAGCAGAGATTGCCCTGTTGCGTGACCTGTATCGCGCTGGCATGCGACGGTGACTTCATTCCGGCGCCCACCAACACCCGGGTCTGTCCGGCCGACGTGAGGCAGAGCGTCTCAGACACGCCTCGGGGACCCGTTTGCAATCCGGCGGGTGAATGGATCGGCGGCCGTCACGATGGTCAGCATGACGGACACGGGAGAGCATTGAACAGCGTCGATTCGGCGGACGCCCTGCCAGAAGACCTTTCCGCAAATCGGTGCTGGATGCCGGGCAGGGTCAGGTAGCAGGACACGATCCCCGTGGTGCAAGGCCGGTTCGGCAGTGCGGCATGTGGCAGTTGAGGGCGTGTCGGCACGGCATGACTGCTGTATTCGGCAACGTGTTTCGCCTTGCATCTGACGTAGGGTCAGGTTCTAACGTCGGCGACACCGGCGCAAGGTGCGTCGGTGGAAGTGAGATGAAACGGATGGACCAGCCCGGAACCGAACGTGTATGGAAGGTCGGTGAACTCGCGGCCGAGGCCGGACTGACGGTGCGGACGCTGCATCATTACGACCGTATCGGGTTGGTACATCCAGCGGAGCGGACCAGCACCGGCCACCGGCTCTACACCGCGGGCGATGTCGAGCGTCTGTACCAGGTGCTGGCCCTGCGTCAGTTGGGTTTGGGACTGGACCAGATCGGGGACCTGCTCGAGGGCGCCGTGGCGGTGTCGCAGGTGCTGTCTGCTCATCGCGACTTTCTGGCCGCGCAACTGGCCGCGACCCAGGACCTACACGCCTTGGTCGCGGCGCTGGCCGCCACGGCGGAGAGCAGGCCCGACGCATCCGCGGATCGCTTCCTCGAATTGATCAGGAGGACCGTCATGGTAGACGACACCTTCAAGGAGTATTTCACCGAGGAACAGCTGACGCAGCTCGCGCAGCGTCGGGAAAAGCTCGGTGAACAGCGCATTCAGCAAGTCGAAGCGGAATGGGGTGTGCTCATCCCCAAGGTCGACGCGGCGATCGCAGCGGGAGTGGACCCGGCCTCACCCGAGGCGCAGAAATTGGCGGCGCAGTGGATGGAGCTGTTGGAAGGGTTCCACGGTGGTGACGCGGGTCTGCGTGACAGCCTGTACCGGATGCAGGCCGGCGAGGCCGACCGGATCGAGAGCGAGTTCTGCGGACCGTCACCCGCTCAGATCGAGTTCATCACTGCCGCGAACGCGGCACGCCGATAGCGGCTTCGGCAGCCGGCGTATCGATTGAGACGGGAGCAGCTGAGGTTACGCACGGCGCCTGGTGTGCGGGAGAGTTTCTTGCGCACCAGGCGCCGTGCTCTGGATTCCGGCATGAGGATGTGGTCGGCAGGCTCCCTCAGTCCGACGAAATGCACGTCCACGACGTCGCTTTTACCGATACCAATCGTTCGGGGGCACACTGACCGACGCCCGTATTCGCCGATGGACGGCGTCGGAATTCACCAGCACAGCCATGCTTTCCGCGTCGTCTCCCGGGGTGGTGTGGGGCTGTACCCAACACCGCGGCCGTCGCCGGACGAAGGCTGTGCGGCCGGAATCGCTGAGGCTTACCTGTTCAGACGACGCGAAACTCAGTGCAATCAATCGACATCGGACGTTGACCTCTCGATCCGATACGGCCCGATCAGCGGCGCGAACGGCATCTGCCCGGCTTCCGGCCGGACGCCGGGGTTCAGGGGATTCCACCCCACCTGAGAGCGACCGAGCCCGTGGTTGCCCGGTGCGGCGGGGTCGCTGATCGGTCCGACGAATTCGGCGTGAGCGTTCAGAGTTGGCCGATGAGCAGGTCACCGGCCAGGACAACGGCAGGTTGTGGCTCACGCCGTTGTGGTTGTTTGCCCAGGGCTGCTTGTTGCTGATTTCCTCTTGTCTTCGGCAAGAAGGTTGTTCGACGAGAGGGCGAAATTGAAATTCGTGGAAAAAGTCCAGCGTGCGATCCGGCTGACCGAGGAGCTGAACATGCTCCGGTACGCCGATCAGAAGGCGATCCAGGAATGCTGGAGCGAACTCACCGGCCAGGCTGTCGAAGAGACTTTCCATCTCATCCCGCCGGTCTACTCCGATCACGGAGTCAACATCCGGATCGGCCGCAACGTCTTCGTCAACCAGGGCTGTCGATTCAATGACGTCGGTGGGATAGAGATCGGCGACGACGTGATGATCGGGCCCAGCGTCAGCCTGATCACTTCGGGTCACCCGGTCGAACCGGCACAGCGCCGTACGGGGATAACCGCGGCGCCGATCCGGATCGAGCGCAACGTCTGGATCGGGGCCTCCGCGATGATCATGCAGGGCGTGACCGTCGGTGAGAACGCGGTTGTCGCTGCCGGAGCCGTGGTCACCCGCGACGTGCCTGCGGGAACTTTGGTGGCCGGCGTGCCGGCGACTGTACTCCGGCAGATCGCTTAGTCAGCTCGGCAACATCCGGACCTCGTACCACGAGCGGCCATCGGTGAAGTCTGACGTCATCGGCGAGCGGGCACGGCGGGCGCCTGGGTACGTCCGGCAAACCCACGCTATTGCCGGGATGAGGACGTTGTCTCCTACGTTGAAGCACGATTCGACTGGACTTGACAGGGGTTGCTCGGTCAGGGCTTTGTGGCTTCGATCAGGGTGCGGGTGGAGTGGGCGAGGAATGGGCGAGCGCTAGGTCACGACGCCGGTCTCGGTCGCGCTCGCGGTTCTCGCCCTGCTCGTCGCCCTGACGTGACTGCGGGCGCGAGCCAAAGGTAGCCCCGTCTCGACAGCGCCGCTTTGCCGCGTCCCGCCCTCGTCGGGGCAGAAAGGGCGTTCATGATGCACACGCTCGAGCTGTTCAGGGTTACCGCCGGTCAACGATCGGTCGCCAGCCGCCGCAGCGAGGCGTCCAGTTCCCGCCATAGCTCTCCCACGCGGCCGCGGCCACTCGAGGCGTGTGGGTAACGCATCAGGACGTTCACCACGATGGGCCCGGCCAGATCGGTCACTTTCCGGATGTAGTCGACGCCGACGTCACGGTCGTCGCCTGCCTCGAGTTCGAGCGCTCGAGCCGCGTGGGCGGCCGACATGAGGATGTGCCCGCCCTGGGTCGCCTTCGCCAGCGGGTGCAGGTACGCGGCCGCTCCCGCGTGACCGGCGGCGCTCGCCGCGTCGAACGCGGCGGAATGTCCCTCCTCTCGAGCTGCTTTTGCGGCCCGGTGCGCGTCCAGTGCGGTCACTCGAAGCGCCTTCGTCCGCTTGGCTCCGGCCGCGAACCTACGCGCCTCGTCGAGCACGGCCCGGGGGCGCGGGTCATCGGGACAGTCGCGCTCGAAGATCACCAGCACAGGCTCCGCACATGCCAGCGCGAAGGTCGTGACCTCGCGTAATTCGGCCATGCTGAGTTCGATGTTCAGATGCTCGTCAGCCGCACTCATGACATTCGACAGTATCGTTGAACCGCCGGTTGGGACTTTCCGGCAACAATGGCAGGACAGTGCGGTAAAACCTTCAAAACGAGGGGAGGCTCAGCTGTCGACCGGCCCCCTGTCGGAGACCGGTCTGGTGACTTCGCCGCCACTGCCGGTCTCGTACCGCACAGTGTCGGGAACGCGCCCGCGTTGTCGGCACAACCGGGCGGCGTGGTGTCCGGCGGCGGTGCGAGTCAGTTCGGATGGTCGGCGCTGGTTCGGCGTGGATGCCCGAGGAGCGCTTTCCAGGCCGCCTGCCATGGGAAGTGGGGCAGACGCGCTTCCCCGGTGCCTCGCTCGTGCGGTTCACCCTCACCGATCACGATGGTTACGCCCCAATCGGACAGCTTGCGCAACCCCTCCTGAATGGCGGGAAAGCTGATCTGCGCGCGATTCGAGTAAGGCACGCCCACGATCGGCAAACCCTTGCCGAGCCCTTCGACCAGCAGGCCGAGCAGAAGCGTATCGGATATGCCCGCAGCCCATTTCGCGATCGAGTTGCCGGTGAGCGGAGCGGCGATGATGCCGTCGGCGGGCGGCAGCACATCCGGCGTGCCGGGTTCCTTGTACTCGCTGCGCACGCGATAACCGGTTTGCGCCGCGATCGCGTCGGCGTCGATGAACCGCGTGCCGGATGGCGAGGCGATCACGCATGTGACCCAGCCATCCGCTCGAGCCAGGGTGATCAACTTGCCGACATCACGTGCGGCGGGCGAGCCGGTCACCAGGGCGTACAGCACGGGATTTCCATTGGCGTCCACGGGATCATGGTGTCACGCCCGCGTCGCGCGCATGGGGCGTGAAGTCGGCATGAACAGGGACGGCGTTCGCCGCAGTCGCGGCAGCGACGAGGACGCCCACCGCTCGCGCCGAGGCGATGAGCAGGCGCGGGTTTGTCGATCTAGTGTGTTTCGTCGGATTCGGGGGAGTTGTCAGGTGGGGACGGCGCCGATGCGTTTGGCGAGGCGGCCCAGGTCGCCGGTGGTGAGGTCGCGGCGGGCGGTGCGCATCATGTGGCCGACGAGTTCGCGGACGTGGGTCATGCCGCGGATTTGTTGGGGGGCGATGTGTTCGGCGCGCAGCAGGGCGTGCAGGGAGTTGCGGTAGTCGCGCCGGAGGGCGTGGGCGCGGCCGATTTCGACGAAGTATTGGGCTCGGCGGCCTTCGGCGGGGATTGTCTGGGGGTCGAGGGTGGGGGCGAGTTCGAGGACCTGTCCTGGTTCGCGACGTTCCATGGCTGCCGACATCTGCCACAGAGTGACGTTCGCGGCGTCGAACGTCGGGTTGCGCAGAGTCGCGGTTTCCGGGGGAACCTGAGCGAGGCGGGTCACTTGCTGGCGCGCTTCGTCCAAGTGATCGCCCGGATCGCCACCGAGTGCGGCGGTGACGAGGGCGGCCTGTAGATGCAGCATGCCGTAGGTTTCGATTTCCCCCAGCGATCGCACATCCGAACCAAGGCGCTCGGCAACATCTGCCGCGCCGTCGAGAGCGGCTTTCAGTGAGCCTGGGCGCGACAAGAGGATTTGGCTTCGGGTGAAGGCGGCGGTCGCTGGACCTGATGTGCCACCGATGTTCGCGGTTGCGTACTCGATCTCCTGCGACGCTGTCCAAGCCAACGCCGGATATCCCCGCGCCTTCAAAGACGCGGCTGTCGTATATGCCGCCGCCGCGAGTACGTCCCACGCGACATCACGATCGGCTCCGGTCGAATCACGGGTGCGTCGATAGCAGTCGGTCAGCAAAGGAGGCAACAACGGTCCGAGCGCCGCGTAGTCGCACGCACGGCGCAGATGGGCGGCATGACGTGCTGTTGCGGCGAGGTCCTCGAGGCTGCGGGGCGGCGCAATCGGGGTGCTGTCGCCCCGGGTCCAGAGGGCGGTTTCGATAGCGGGCACTGCGGCATGGAATCCGGCCGACGACGGGTCGAACCGGTCGTCCTGGTCGCCGGTCAGGTCACCGACCGCCACGCCGAGCGCCTGGGCGAGTGCGTGCAGAGTGCGCCGGGAGTCGATGGGACGCTCGCCGTTCTCGTACTTGGCGATGGCTCCCCGGCTGACGCCGACGCGGTCGGCCAAGACTTGCTGCGAGATCCCCCGCCGTGCGCGAATGGTGCGCACTCGACGGCCGATGTACCGGCCTTCGTCGTCCTTCCGCAGATCTTCGCTCATCGGCTCTCCCTCGCCGGGTGCTGATCGAAAACCCCATGCTAGACGCGTTGCCAGCTGTCCCGCACCGGGACAGCGCGGGTTTCGCTGCCCGCCAAGCTTTCTCGAGCACTCGCCCTGACACGGGCCGGCCATGCGCGCGGCGCGTCGGTGCGCCGCACATCGGTTGCGCTCGCCCGGTGGGTGCTCACAACGAACGAGCAGGGGAAGGCAAAGTGATGCGGGGAAAGCTTTTCGCGTGCGCGCGGTACGACATGTCCGTGGAACCGGACGCTGACGACATCGTGGCGCGGCCGGTCGCCGACTGGTACCAGCATGAGGTCGGCGCGAGCTGCGCAGCCGGTGTGGAGCTCGAGCCGGGTTCGACGCTATGGCTACTGGGTTGCGGCGCGTCGGCCGCGGCGGAGAGCGCGCGGTGAGCGAACCCGCCGATCCGGCGGCCGACACCCCGGTCAGCCGGTGTCGCTTCTACCGGCAGTGCGGACTCGCGGCGGCCGTGCAACCGGAGCTCGGGCGCATCATCGTGCCCGCGGGACGGGTGGGCGCGATCACCATGCCCGCTCGTCTCGGTCAGGAGGTGAAGGCGCTGATGCAGGTCCGGCGGGCGGCGCTGGGGCCGATCATCTCGCATCCGCGCTCGAAACGCTGGACCTATCTGGTGCGGCCGGACCTGCCCGACGAGGTCGGCTTGTTCGCCGAACTGTTCCGCCTGGACGTGTCGGTCGCCCGCTGCGGTGCGCAGATCGCGCTGCCTTCGCCCGCCGACCGGTCACCGTGCTTCCGGGTGTGGATCGAACCGCCGCGCGACACGTTCCGGCCATCGGGCTCGGTCGTGGTCGCGGCGATTCGTCAGCGCACAGGGCGCCGGTGGTGACCGCGCCGGACCAGCCGTCGCCACGGCCGGAGGAGAACGATGTCCACCTGTCGGTCCAATTCCATGATGTGCGTTTGGATTTCGCGGCCTGCGCGACCGCCGCCGCGTTGTTCGTCAAGGAATGGCGTTCCCGTCACTACGAGGATGCGGTGACGGTGCTGCCGGATGATCCGACCGGTCTACCTCGCCTGCCCAACGAGAGGCTGTTCCTCGACCCGTGAGGGTGAGCGGGAGGTGCACGCGGCTGCGACTTCCGAGCGCCGAGGTGGACTCGGCGGGAAGTCGCGCTGCGATCGGTGTCTGGACAGTTGATCGGTTCCGGAACGTGGGTCGCGGCGCAGGCGGCGCGTTGGCCGGTTCAATCGTCGAAGACGGCAATGCGGATGTGCTGTCCTCGGCAAGGCTGTGCGATTAGTGAGCGAGTCAGCGAATTATGTGCAACGTAATCAATCTGTAGGTCTCGCGCAGATGCAGCGCCTGCCCCACGCGGAGCGATACCCTGGAACAGGGGAATTCAACGTCGAGGAGCGGATGTGAAACACCTACAAGGCAAGGACGCATCGTGCGAAGCCGCCGTTTGATCGACCACGGCTGATTCTGAGCTACCGATGCGTGAGCCGATCGATCTGGCCGATGCGGCGGAACGGACCCGTGGGGCGCTCGCCGCCGTCGTGGCGCAGTTCGCAGAGGCTTGGGCGTCCGGATCTCCACCCGACCTGTCGGCCTACCTACCTCGGGACCGAGCCGAGCGGCGCACGATCCTGATCGAATTGATCAAGGTCGACCTCGAATATCGCTGGATTCGCTACGACTTCCCCAAGCGGCTGATCGACTACCGCGCGGAATTCCCCGAGCTGCGAAACGGGCCGTTTCCGGCCGACCTGGTCTACGAGGAATACCACGCCATGCGCCGCGGCGATCGTGGAAGCGATGCCGCCGACCTGACCGCCACCGCCACGGCGGCCGCTGGTGAACTCGACCGGCTCACCAGCGACTACCGCAGCACGATGATCGCCCGCCCGGGTGCGCAAATCGCGCTCGACGCCATCGACGTCGGCGACCAGGTCGACGATTTCGACCTCCTGATGAGGATCGGGGTCGGTGCGTTCGCGCAGGTGTATCTCGCTCGCCAGCAATCGATGCAGCGACTGGTCGCGGTCAAGATCTCGCACAACCACGGCAACGAGCCGCAGACGCTCGCGCAGCTGGACCACGACTACATCGTGCGCATCTTCGACCAGCGACTCATCGCCGACGGCGAACTGAAGCTGCTCTACATGCAGTACCTGCCCGGCGGAACACTGCTCGACGTGCTGCGCTTGTCGCGCGCGACGCCTCGGGACCGGCGTGGTGGGCAACTGCTGCTCGACGCCGTCGACAAGGTACTCGCCGACAAAGGCGAGGTACGGCCGACGGAATCAGCCGTTCGCACCCGGATCGCCGCACTGACCTGGCCGGAGACCGTCGCATGGCTCGGCCGCCGACTCGCGGACGCGCTGCAGCACGCGTCCGAACGCGGGGTGCTGCACCGGGACATCAAACCCGCGAACGTGCTGTTGAGCGCCGAGGGAATTCCGAAGCTGGCCGACTTCAACGTCAGTTTCAGCGAACGGGTCAAGGGCACGAGCCCCTTGGCGTACTTCGGCGGATCACTGGCGTATATGTCGCCCGAGCAGTTGGCAGCCTGTCATCCCGACCTGCCCGGCACCGCCGCCGACCTCGATACTCGAAGCGACATCTTCGCTCTGGCGGTCATGCTGTGGGAGTTGCTCACCGGACGCCGCCCCTTCGTGGACGAAATCTCCGCCGGCGAGTCGGAGACATCGCTGGCCCGCATGATCGAACTGCGGCGCAGACCCGTCGAGCCGAAGTTCCTCTCGGAGCTTCCGCCGGATTGCCCGGTCGCGCTGCGCCGCGTGCTGTTGAAGTGTCTGTCACCCGACTGTGCCGACCGCTACTCGTCCGGTTCGGAACTGGCGCAGCAGTTCGACCTGTGCCTCGAGGAGAGGGCCCGCGATCTCGTCTATCCGCCGCCGAACAGCTGGCGGCTACGACTTTCCCGCTGGCCCACACCCGTCCTGTGGTTGTCGTCGCTGGTCGGCGTCGGCCTGGCCACGATCTATATGGCCGCGCACGTGCAAGAACTGCTCAGAGAGCGCCTCTCGGATGCCACCAACTGGCAGCTCAACATGGGCGTCTACATTTTCGTTCTCATCGCAGGCCCGCTGTCCATCGTCATCTACGTATTCATGTCCCGTGATCAGCTCGCGGTTCTTCGCGGCTTGCGCGAGGGCAGACGCTACGACGACGCTCTGCTCGCGCGGGTGCGGGCGCGAACACTGTTCTGGGGCGATATGTGTGCGCTGAACACCTTCCAGACCGGGCTGACGGCCACCGTGACAGGGGTGTTCCTGTGCCTCTGGCTCACCGACCTTCCGGCGCGGCTGGTGATCCACGCGGCGATGACGGTTTTCATGGCAGCCGTCATCTCGGTCGCCTACACGTTCTTCCTGTCGACCTTCTACATCGTCCGCTCCGTCTATCCGGTCTATCTGCGCTACAGCCGCCCCACGGCGCACGACTCCGGCCATATTCGCGCACTGCGTCGAAGAACCACGATCTATCTCGCGGTCACCGCGTCCGTTCCGGTGGTCGGAGTGCTGGCCGGATTCAGCCTGCTCGAACCCGAGCAGGAGCTTCCGCTGGTGCGCGATTCGGTACTGGGCCTGTGCGCGGTCGGCGGACTCGCGTTCGTCGCCGTCTATTGGTTGTACCGGACGCTCGACGCCGACCTGCGCGCGCTGCAGCGGGTCGTCAGGAGGCCAGTGGCGGGCGTGCCCTGACCGGCCGCTTGCGCGCCTATGTGGCGAACCGGGCGATCGCGCGCAGGACGGCGGCACCCATGGCCGAGCTGCCGGTGTGCCCCGAATCATCGATGACCTGCAGTTCGGATTCGGGCCATGCTCGGGCCAGCTGCCAGGCGGTGTACAGCGGGGCGCTCAGGTCGAGCCTGCCGTGGATCAGCACGCCCGGAATGCCCGTCAGCCGGTGCACGTCGCCCAGCAATTGCCCGTCCTCCAGCCAGGCCGCGTTGGCGAAGTAATGCGTGCAGATCCGGACGAACGCCAGTCGCGCGGCGTCCGGCTTGGCGCTGTACTGGCCTGGGCTGCCCAGATTCTCGTGCGCGATCACCGCGTCCTCCCAGGCGCACCACCGCAGCGCGGCCGCCTCGCGGGTCGGGGCGTCGGGGCTTTCCATCAGTCGGCGATAGGCGTCGACGAGGTCGCCGTGACGGTCGGCGAGCGGAACGCCCGTGCGGAAGGTCTCCCACTGTTCGGGCAGCAGCCGGGCGAGGTCGCGGTAGAGCCAGTCGATTTCCTCCTGCCGGGTCATGGTGACCCCGACCAGTACGATCTCGCTGACCCGCAAGGGGTGGCGCTGCGCGTAGGCGAGGATCAGCGTCGCGCCCCAGGAGCCGCCGTAGAGCAGCCAGCGTTCGATACCGAGGTGTTCACGCAGCCGTTCCATGTCGGCGATCAGGTGCTGGGTGGTGTTGTGTGTCAGATCGACCGCGGGGTCGGAGGCGTGCGGCAGGCTTTCCCCACAGCCACGTTGATCGAACAGGACGATTCGGTATAACGCCGGGTCGAACGTCTTGCGCGATCCGCGCCCTCCGCCGCCGCCGGGACCGCCGTGCACCACCAACGCCGGTTTGCCGTCCGGGTTACCGCTGGTCTCCCAGTAGATCCGCTGGCCGTTCCCGACGTCCAGCAGTCCGCGGGAATACGGCTCTATCTCGGGAAAAGGCTGCGGTGCATCGGATTGCGGGTCAGGCCTGGACACGATCGACAACGCTACCGCCGAGTGCGGCGGTAGCGCTCGCTCAGGCGGCCTGCGTCGCGGCGTCCGCCTTCGGGACGGCCACCCGCTCCCGGGTGTGCAACGAAGCCCACAGTGCGGCGGTGGCGGCGGTGCACGCCGCGGCCCCGCCCACGTGCACCACGACCAGCGCCGCGGGGACGTCGGTGAAGTACTGCACGACTCCGACCAGCGCCTGCGAGCAGACCACGCCGAGCAGCACGAACAGGCGGGTGCGCACGGCGGGCGTGATGCCCACCGCGAACAGGCCGAAGGCGAGCCCGACCAGCAGCGCGAGATACCCGACCAGCAGTTGGGAGTGCAGATGCACCAAGGTGACGATCTCGACCTGCAAGCGCTCCACCTGTCGCTCGATGCTCTTGTCGCCCGCGTGCGGACCGGCCGCGGTCACCAGAGTTCCCGCGATCAGCACCGCGGCGAGCGCGACCCCGGCGAGCACGGTGAGCCAGCGCAGCGGCGCGGGCGCCCGCACGGTGTCGACGCCGTCGTCGGGTTCGCCGATCTTCGCGTACAGCACCACCGCGAGCCACACCATGACCATGGACGCGAGCAGGTGGGTCGCGACGGTCCACCACAGCAGTCCGGTGCGCACCGTGATGCCGCCGATGATCGCCTGCACGACCGTGCCGCCGGGCATCAGCCACGCGTACACCAGCACCTCACGGCGGCGGCGCGCCCGGGTGACCGCGAGGACGATCAGCCCGGCGAACAGCGACACCACGAAGGTCAGCAGCCGGTTGGAGAACTCGACCGCCTGATGGATGGCCGGGACCTCCGACACCGCGACCGGCGTGAAGCTACCCGGGAAGCATTGCGGCCAGGTCGGGCAGCCCAGACCGGACGCCGTGACCCGCACGACGGCGCCGGTGACCGAGATACCCGCCTGCGTCAGGATGACCGCCAGTGCGGTCAGGAGCTGCGCCCGCAACGAGGGCAGCGGCAGCTTGTCGACGAGTCGCAGGAACGCGCGATACAGCACGTCGCACATGGTAGCCCCGCCGGATCCGGGGGCAGCACCCGGTCTACTACCTTTTGTCGTTGAGCCTCAGTGGAAGCGGAACAGCCGGGTGGCCGCCACGCCCGCCACGAGGCCCCACACCGCCAGCACAGCCAGCCCCAGCCAGTCGACGCCGGTGTGCATCGCGTTCTCCAGGGCTTCGGCCAGCGCGCCCGAAGGCACCAGCCGGGCGAGCACGCTCACCACGGCGGGCAGGTCGTCGGCCGCGAACACGATGCTGGCGACGCCGAGCATGACGAACCACAGGATGTTCGCCAGCGCGAGCACCACCTCGGCCTTGAGGGTGCCGCCCAGCAGCAGGCCCATCGCCGCGAAGGTCGCGGTGCCGAGCGCGATCACCGCCGCTCCCAGCAGTAGCCCGGCGGGTTCGGGCCGCCAGCCGAGCGCGAAGCCGATCACGCCGAGCAACACCGCTTGCAGCACGACCACGATGAGCACGGCCGCGCTCTTGCCCGCGATGACGCCCCACCGCGGCAGCGCCGTCGCGCCCAGCCGCTTGAGCGCGCCGTAGCGCCGGTCGAAGCCGACCGCGATGGCCTGACCGGTGAACGCGGTGGACATGACGGCCACCATCATCACCGCGGGCACGATCTTGTCCACCCGGTGCGAGCCGAGGTCGCCGAACGGCAGCAGGCTCAGTCCCACCAGCAGGGTGATCGGGATGAACATGGTCAGCAGGAGTTGTTCGCCGTTGCGCAGCAACAGGATCAGCTCGAGCCGGGTCTGCGCGAACAGCATCGCCGCGCGGCTGCTCGGGCGCGGCCCGGGGGCGAAGGTGCCCGGCGCGAAACGGTTGGCGTT
Encoded here:
- a CDS encoding heme A synthase, with translation MLYRAFLRLVDKLPLPSLRAQLLTALAVILTQAGISVTGAVVRVTASGLGCPTWPQCFPGSFTPVAVSEVPAIHQAVEFSNRLLTFVVSLFAGLIVLAVTRARRRREVLVYAWLMPGGTVVQAIIGGITVRTGLLWWTVATHLLASMVMVWLAVVLYAKIGEPDDGVDTVRAPAPLRWLTVLAGVALAAVLIAGTLVTAAGPHAGDKSIERQVERLQVEIVTLVHLHSQLLVGYLALLVGLAFGLFAVGITPAVRTRLFVLLGVVCSQALVGVVQYFTDVPAALVVVHVGGAAACTAATAALWASLHTRERVAVPKADAATQAA
- a CDS encoding helix-turn-helix domain-containing protein, producing MSEDLRKDDEGRYIGRRVRTIRARRGISQQVLADRVGVSRGAIAKYENGERPIDSRRTLHALAQALGVAVGDLTGDQDDRFDPSSAGFHAAVPAIETALWTRGDSTPIAPPRSLEDLAATARHAAHLRRACDYAALGPLLPPLLTDCYRRTRDSTGADRDVAWDVLAAAAYTTAASLKARGYPALAWTASQEIEYATANIGGTSGPATAAFTRSQILLSRPGSLKAALDGAADVAERLGSDVRSLGEIETYGMLHLQAALVTAALGGDPGDHLDEARQQVTRLAQVPPETATLRNPTFDAANVTLWQMSAAMERREPGQVLELAPTLDPQTIPAEGRRAQYFVEIGRAHALRRDYRNSLHALLRAEHIAPQQIRGMTHVRELVGHMMRTARRDLTTGDLGRLAKRIGAVPT
- a CDS encoding sugar O-acetyltransferase yields the protein MLRYADQKAIQECWSELTGQAVEETFHLIPPVYSDHGVNIRIGRNVFVNQGCRFNDVGGIEIGDDVMIGPSVSLITSGHPVEPAQRRTGITAAPIRIERNVWIGASAMIMQGVTVGENAVVAAGAVVTRDVPAGTLVAGVPATVLRQIA
- a CDS encoding MerR family transcriptional regulator is translated as MDQPGTERVWKVGELAAEAGLTVRTLHHYDRIGLVHPAERTSTGHRLYTAGDVERLYQVLALRQLGLGLDQIGDLLEGAVAVSQVLSAHRDFLAAQLAATQDLHALVAALAATAESRPDASADRFLELIRRTVMVDDTFKEYFTEEQLTQLAQRREKLGEQRIQQVEAEWGVLIPKVDAAIAAGVDPASPEAQKLAAQWMELLEGFHGGDAGLRDSLYRMQAGEADRIESEFCGPSPAQIEFITAANAARR
- a CDS encoding flavoprotein is translated as MDANGNPVLYALVTGSPAARDVGKLITLARADGWVTCVIASPSGTRFIDADAIAAQTGYRVRSEYKEPGTPDVLPPADGIIAAPLTGNSIAKWAAGISDTLLLGLLVEGLGKGLPIVGVPYSNRAQISFPAIQEGLRKLSDWGVTIVIGEGEPHERGTGEARLPHFPWQAAWKALLGHPRRTSADHPN
- a CDS encoding exonuclease SbcC, whose translation is MSAADEHLNIELSMAELREVTTFALACAEPVLVIFERDCPDDPRPRAVLDEARRFAAGAKRTKALRVTALDAHRAAKAAREEGHSAAFDAASAAGHAGAAAYLHPLAKATQGGHILMSAAHAARALELEAGDDRDVGVDYIRKVTDLAGPIVVNVLMRYPHASSGRGRVGELWRELDASLRRLATDR
- a CDS encoding serine/threonine protein kinase, which codes for MREPIDLADAAERTRGALAAVVAQFAEAWASGSPPDLSAYLPRDRAERRTILIELIKVDLEYRWIRYDFPKRLIDYRAEFPELRNGPFPADLVYEEYHAMRRGDRGSDAADLTATATAAAGELDRLTSDYRSTMIARPGAQIALDAIDVGDQVDDFDLLMRIGVGAFAQVYLARQQSMQRLVAVKISHNHGNEPQTLAQLDHDYIVRIFDQRLIADGELKLLYMQYLPGGTLLDVLRLSRATPRDRRGGQLLLDAVDKVLADKGEVRPTESAVRTRIAALTWPETVAWLGRRLADALQHASERGVLHRDIKPANVLLSAEGIPKLADFNVSFSERVKGTSPLAYFGGSLAYMSPEQLAACHPDLPGTAADLDTRSDIFALAVMLWELLTGRRPFVDEISAGESETSLARMIELRRRPVEPKFLSELPPDCPVALRRVLLKCLSPDCADRYSSGSELAQQFDLCLEERARDLVYPPPNSWRLRLSRWPTPVLWLSSLVGVGLATIYMAAHVQELLRERLSDATNWQLNMGVYIFVLIAGPLSIVIYVFMSRDQLAVLRGLREGRRYDDALLARVRARTLFWGDMCALNTFQTGLTATVTGVFLCLWLTDLPARLVIHAAMTVFMAAVISVAYTFFLSTFYIVRSVYPVYLRYSRPTAHDSGHIRALRRRTTIYLAVTASVPVVGVLAGFSLLEPEQELPLVRDSVLGLCAVGGLAFVAVYWLYRTLDADLRALQRVVRRPVAGVP
- a CDS encoding DNA-directed RNA polymerase subunit beta, whose protein sequence is MSEPADPAADTPVSRCRFYRQCGLAAAVQPELGRIIVPAGRVGAITMPARLGQEVKALMQVRRAALGPIISHPRSKRWTYLVRPDLPDEVGLFAELFRLDVSVARCGAQIALPSPADRSPCFRVWIEPPRDTFRPSGSVVVAAIRQRTGRRW
- a CDS encoding DinB family protein, with translation MDWNAEIRAQLQTHWTRQLRPRLEGLTDEEYFWEPVPGMWTVRPVDGRFVSDFAVPPPEPAPVTTIAWRLGHVVFLLEAGLHRFGHPPIDFQSFRYAGTAEEALSQLDDAYQAWIDGVSGLGVDGLAEPAGPPNSMLADWSTAGIVLHTQRELLHHGAEIALLRDLYRAGMRR
- the pip gene encoding prolyl aminopeptidase: MSRPDPQSDAPQPFPEIEPYSRGLLDVGNGQRIYWETSGNPDGKPALVVHGGPGGGGGRGSRKTFDPALYRIVLFDQRGCGESLPHASDPAVDLTHNTTQHLIADMERLREHLGIERWLLYGGSWGATLILAYAQRHPLRVSEIVLVGVTMTRQEEIDWLYRDLARLLPEQWETFRTGVPLADRHGDLVDAYRRLMESPDAPTREAAALRWCAWEDAVIAHENLGSPGQYSAKPDAARLAFVRICTHYFANAAWLEDGQLLGDVHRLTGIPGVLIHGRLDLSAPLYTAWQLARAWPESELQVIDDSGHTGSSAMGAAVLRAIARFAT